The following proteins are co-located in the Pedobacter frigiditerrae genome:
- a CDS encoding GH92 family glycosyl hydrolase → METNYKRFLSLLLVMTLATALTKGQTKTTYTKFVNTFIGTAPLTDPNILGYELPRGWRSWAGLTFPGSSLPNAMVQLSPMTEYGSGAGYEYEDDMIYGFTHTNKGHWNLCNIPILPLSNPGSKFGSRFSHKNESAAPGYYQVYLEDYAVNVSLTSTLRAGYHKYDYKNNANRQILFDMGKANSRVSSWKIEKVRNNVIQGFQGGENVYFYAVLNTTIERLDITDVGQRTGYAIAHLTNGTNAPVELKIGLSFVSIENAKENLEKEIGNKSFTTIRNEATQKWEDLLSTVQVKGGTDKQMQMLYSCLYRSFLWPALRSDINGEFTDAKRNVARADFAYYTEPSLWDTYRNKDVLLGLISPKVALDVIKSMKDVGDKKGFMPTFFHGDHGASSIAGAYLRGIDDFDIKGTYQILLRNANVEGGARPYIAEYIKKGYISDPDIANPQVETKAKAGVSKTLEYAYDDYSVAQIAKKLGDTANYRILMARSNNYKNMFDPATRFMRGRLENGSWITPFNPQFPYYEYMYREANAWQVSFYAPHDMKGLIALYGGANGFESKLDSLFTVPWNPKHIARNVETMIGQYCQGNQPDHEAPFAYHFIGKPEKSQKILDNIMNNLYGIGSDGLALSGMDDAGEMSAWYVFSALGFYPFSATDPEYLVTVPLFDEVRWKTSNGKTIVIKKPNAGRALKEIRVNGKVNRGYFIPHDVFKNGAVIDIISK, encoded by the coding sequence ATGGAAACCAATTATAAAAGATTTTTAAGCCTTTTGCTGGTGATGACGTTGGCAACAGCCCTTACAAAAGGCCAGACAAAAACCACTTACACCAAGTTCGTAAACACGTTTATTGGTACTGCGCCACTTACAGATCCAAATATTTTGGGCTATGAATTGCCAAGGGGATGGAGGTCATGGGCGGGGTTAACCTTTCCAGGAAGCTCGTTGCCTAATGCAATGGTACAGCTAAGCCCGATGACAGAATACGGTTCTGGTGCAGGCTATGAATATGAAGATGACATGATCTATGGTTTTACACATACCAATAAGGGGCATTGGAACCTCTGCAACATTCCCATCCTGCCGCTCTCAAATCCGGGTAGTAAATTTGGTTCGAGATTCTCACACAAAAACGAGAGTGCTGCTCCAGGATATTATCAAGTGTATCTTGAGGATTATGCTGTTAATGTTAGCCTGACCTCGACACTAAGGGCAGGTTACCATAAGTATGACTATAAGAACAATGCAAACAGACAAATACTGTTTGACATGGGCAAAGCGAATAGTAGAGTATCCTCATGGAAGATTGAGAAGGTTAGAAATAACGTTATCCAAGGTTTTCAGGGAGGAGAGAATGTATATTTTTATGCAGTATTGAACACCACGATCGAAAGGTTGGATATTACAGATGTTGGTCAACGCACAGGTTACGCCATTGCCCACCTCACAAATGGTACAAATGCACCAGTTGAACTAAAGATAGGTTTGTCATTTGTGAGCATTGAAAACGCAAAGGAGAACCTTGAAAAGGAAATTGGTAACAAGTCCTTTACCACGATAAGGAACGAGGCTACCCAGAAATGGGAAGATCTTTTATCGACAGTACAGGTAAAGGGAGGTACCGATAAACAAATGCAGATGCTTTATTCTTGCCTTTATCGTTCCTTTCTATGGCCAGCCTTAAGAAGTGATATAAACGGGGAGTTTACCGATGCAAAAAGGAACGTGGCAAGGGCTGATTTTGCCTATTACACAGAACCATCCTTATGGGATACTTATAGGAACAAAGATGTGCTTTTAGGTCTTATATCCCCGAAGGTTGCGCTTGACGTGATCAAGTCAATGAAGGATGTTGGCGATAAAAAAGGTTTTATGCCTACCTTTTTCCATGGGGACCATGGCGCTTCTTCCATAGCAGGAGCCTATCTAAGAGGGATTGATGATTTTGATATCAAGGGTACTTATCAGATCTTATTGAGAAATGCGAACGTTGAGGGAGGGGCAAGGCCGTATATTGCCGAGTATATCAAAAAGGGTTATATCTCTGATCCAGATATTGCCAATCCACAGGTAGAGACCAAGGCAAAAGCAGGTGTATCAAAAACACTTGAATATGCTTATGATGACTATTCGGTGGCGCAGATTGCAAAGAAATTGGGCGATACAGCCAATTATAGGATATTGATGGCAAGATCTAATAACTATAAGAACATGTTTGATCCCGCTACGAGATTTATGCGAGGTAGATTGGAAAACGGGAGTTGGATCACGCCTTTTAACCCTCAGTTTCCTTATTATGAGTATATGTACAGAGAGGCCAATGCATGGCAGGTTTCATTCTATGCCCCTCATGACATGAAGGGATTAATTGCCTTGTACGGAGGTGCCAATGGTTTTGAGTCCAAGCTAGACTCATTATTTACAGTACCATGGAATCCCAAGCATATTGCAAGGAACGTAGAAACAATGATAGGCCAGTATTGCCAGGGTAACCAACCTGATCATGAGGCGCCTTTTGCTTATCATTTTATCGGTAAGCCAGAAAAATCACAGAAAATACTGGATAACATCATGAACAACCTTTATGGAATTGGCAGTGATGGATTGGCACTTTCAGGAATGGATGATGCTGGAGAAATGTCTGCTTGGTACGTTTTCAGTGCGCTGGGCTTTTATCCATTCTCAGCCACAGATCCTGAATACCTGGTTACTGTTCCACTTTTTGATGAGGTAAGATGGAAAACATCTAATGGAAAAACCATCGTCATCAAGAAGCCAAATGCTGGAAGGGCATTAAAGGAGATAAGGGTTAACGGAAAGGTGAACAGAGGTTATTTTATCCCACATGATGTGTTTAAAAATGGGGCGGTAATAGACATCATTTCGAAATGA
- a CDS encoding SGNH/GDSL hydrolase family protein, whose amino-acid sequence MRNFKSIIGLSLLLLMFNLSHAQDWANLNRYKSDNETIGLPKKGEKRVVFLGSSIIEFWKKEIPDFFKESYINRGIGGQTSPQLLLRFKADVINLKPAVVIILAGSNDIAGNTGPTTIEQITDNIFAMAELAKVHRIKVVLCANLPVYDYPWKQGVFPAAKIIELNELIRKYAERNGLVYLDFHSALKDERNGTMAIYTKDGVHPNEAGYSIMIPLCEQAIKKARK is encoded by the coding sequence ATGAGAAATTTTAAAAGCATCATCGGTTTATCGTTACTCTTATTGATGTTTAATCTTTCGCATGCGCAAGATTGGGCAAATTTAAATCGATACAAGAGCGATAATGAGACAATTGGACTGCCTAAAAAAGGTGAAAAAAGAGTAGTGTTTTTAGGTAGCTCAATCATAGAATTTTGGAAGAAGGAAATTCCAGATTTTTTTAAGGAAAGTTATATTAATCGAGGTATTGGTGGTCAAACAAGTCCACAATTACTTTTAAGGTTTAAGGCCGATGTTATAAATCTTAAACCGGCAGTTGTAATTATTTTAGCCGGTAGCAATGATATTGCAGGCAACACGGGACCAACCACCATTGAGCAGATTACCGATAATATATTCGCTATGGCAGAACTAGCTAAAGTACATCGCATTAAAGTTGTGTTATGCGCAAATTTACCAGTTTATGATTATCCTTGGAAACAAGGTGTTTTCCCAGCCGCAAAAATCATAGAACTTAACGAATTGATAAGAAAATATGCCGAACGTAATGGATTAGTCTATCTCGATTTTCATTCTGCCTTAAAAGATGAAAGAAATGGAACAATGGCAATTTATACTAAAGATGGAGTGCACCCCAATGAAGCTGGGTATAGCATCATGATTCCGCTATGCGAACAGGCAATAAAAAAAGCAAGAAAATAA